In a single window of the Nitrospira sp. MA-1 genome:
- a CDS encoding cytochrome c, translated as MKGPITSGAIVLAGVFIFLKFLLPLFTAPLPASLIYLYLALALSGIMIYGTMSGPSLEAMMGPVFRFLSGQGQSGIGHMARLAVLVMFPLLVGWQTYSSLAPSDLPPAENRTIHPAPPGEFVGLSNPYPKTPENIMMGKGLYAAYCSPCHGANFDGKGTAAPGFNPPPADFTDPGTIAQLQEAYLFWRIKKGGVGLPVEGMPWKSAMPRWEEELPEEFIWKIIMGEYDGAHQSPRTWEEEE; from the coding sequence ATGAAAGGCCCTATTACTAGTGGAGCAATCGTTCTTGCTGGTGTGTTTATATTTTTAAAGTTTTTACTTCCGTTATTTACGGCACCACTTCCAGCAAGTTTAATTTACCTGTATTTGGCCTTAGCCCTGAGCGGCATTATGATTTATGGGACCATGAGTGGCCCATCCTTGGAGGCGATGATGGGCCCGGTCTTCCGTTTTTTATCTGGTCAAGGCCAATCAGGAATAGGCCATATGGCAAGATTGGCAGTGTTGGTAATGTTCCCGCTTCTGGTGGGGTGGCAGACGTACTCCAGTTTGGCTCCGAGCGACCTGCCGCCTGCGGAAAATAGAACCATTCATCCTGCACCTCCTGGGGAGTTTGTTGGTTTGTCAAATCCTTATCCAAAAACTCCCGAAAACATTATGATGGGTAAAGGCCTGTATGCAGCCTACTGCTCACCTTGCCACGGAGCTAATTTTGATGGAAAGGGCACAGCAGCTCCTGGGTTTAATCCTCCTCCAGCTGATTTTACTGATCCTGGGACCATTGCCCAGTTACAAGAGGCCTATTTGTTCTGGAGGATTAAAAAAGGTGGAGTAGGATTACCTGTGGAAGGAATGCCTTGGAAGTCAGCTATGCCAAGATGGGAAGAGGAATTGCCGGAAGAATTTATATGGAAAATTATAATGGGTGAATATGACGGAGCCCATCAATCCCCACGGACGTGGGAAGAAGAAGAGTAA
- the ubiA gene encoding 4-hydroxybenzoate octaprenyltransferase, translated as MPPFLALANLIRLFNQTGTLLLLFPTLWSLFLASEGWPGLKLLLVFIFGSFLMRSAGVIMNDLADRSFDREVQRTRHRPLASGQLTPSQGLALLAVLLGLAAILLWLLNPLTLLLSPVALLLAGIYPFCKRFIHIPQLVLGLAFGWGGIMAWAAVRNELDLSAWILFAATVCWAMAYDTIYAIQDRDDDQRIGVKSTAILFGSYTWLGVGIAGLIMLACLSLVANINHLGIEYSMTLMGVAGLLGYQVLLLRSNISGEKAFFLFKQHVWIGVLILGGIWMGHP; from the coding sequence ATGCCTCCTTTCCTTGCATTAGCGAATCTCATCCGGTTGTTCAATCAAACAGGGACTCTGCTTTTACTCTTCCCCACCCTTTGGTCTCTGTTTCTTGCTTCCGAGGGTTGGCCCGGTCTTAAGCTCCTTTTGGTGTTCATTTTTGGATCATTTCTCATGCGAAGTGCAGGGGTGATTATGAATGACCTGGCTGACCGGTCATTTGATCGGGAAGTTCAACGAACACGGCATCGTCCCCTTGCTTCTGGCCAATTAACGCCTTCCCAAGGCTTAGCACTTCTGGCAGTTTTGCTTGGGTTAGCCGCCATTTTGTTATGGCTCTTGAATCCTCTAACACTTTTGCTGAGTCCTGTGGCATTGCTGCTTGCTGGGATTTATCCTTTCTGCAAGCGTTTCATCCATATCCCCCAACTTGTTTTGGGATTAGCATTTGGGTGGGGTGGCATCATGGCGTGGGCCGCTGTTCGAAACGAATTGGACCTGTCGGCTTGGATCCTTTTCGCAGCAACGGTGTGTTGGGCCATGGCCTACGATACGATTTACGCCATACAGGACAGGGATGATGACCAAAGGATTGGAGTCAAATCCACCGCCATTCTCTTTGGATCCTACACCTGGCTTGGGGTGGGCATTGCGGGGTTGATCATGCTGGCATGTCTGTCTCTGGTCGCCAACATCAATCATCTTGGCATTGAATATTCTATGACCTTAATGGGAGTAGCTGGTTTATTAGGCTATCAAGTTCTTCTTCTCCGCTCAAATATTTCAGGGGAAAAAGCCTTCTTTTTATTCAAACAACATGTCTGGATTGGGGTTCTTATTTTAGGAGGAATATGGATGGGGCATCCATAA
- a CDS encoding cytochrome c gives MVLGVFSLIALSVPQMASLPPAVETFDLASVKSPDDLASIGQKIFFSKGQCALCHSIGPSESARCPDLNGIGAKLSPEFIYESLTQPQAYIYLDFRHDGVPKEYPAQMPHIDKDPIGLSKQEIYSVIAFLQKMSGEPISIKVEDIMETEQKSDDSLKVASVSSPLKSQMENSADR, from the coding sequence ATGGTGTTGGGAGTCTTTAGTTTAATTGCCTTGAGCGTTCCGCAAATGGCCTCCTTGCCTCCTGCTGTAGAAACCTTCGATCTTGCCAGCGTTAAAAGCCCGGATGATTTGGCTTCAATTGGGCAGAAAATATTTTTTAGTAAAGGACAATGTGCCTTGTGCCATTCAATCGGGCCAAGTGAGTCTGCCCGGTGCCCAGATTTAAATGGTATTGGAGCAAAACTGTCTCCGGAATTTATCTATGAAAGTTTAACTCAGCCTCAAGCCTATATTTATTTGGACTTCAGGCATGATGGTGTTCCAAAAGAATATCCGGCACAGATGCCCCATATCGACAAGGATCCTATCGGATTAAGTAAGCAGGAAATTTATTCGGTCATTGCTTTCCTCCAAAAAATGAGTGGTGAACCAATCAGTATCAAAGTTGAGGACATTATGGAAACCGAGCAAAAATCGGATGATTCGTTAAAGGTCGCTTCGGTCTCTTCACCACTGAAATCGCAAATGGAAAATTCGGCGGATCGCTAA
- a CDS encoding ethylbenzene dehydrogenase-related protein, protein MSNGLRSLGAISIIGLFGVLGFTETFASEPPASDELGSVSVRMYQLEGSLPTADPNSSQWDSVPGSEFNLAPQVHWPPRIQEVTVKSVKAKGVHNGQELAILVEYDDPTEDPGDAAALEFMVGDKPAHFAHGQEMLQVEGGPVNIWFWKKESGQAVDMSAKGFKTLETQPHQDVQATGVWQNGTWKVVFTRLLKTEDEQDVQIEPGEWRNVAFAFWDGAIVDGLVKEKGGQKAVSTWWYIRAEPSADNSIFGWVILGLALAAAFELVIVRKLRKGQSV, encoded by the coding sequence ATGTCGAACGGACTAAGAAGCCTAGGTGCCATATCCATTATTGGGCTGTTCGGAGTCCTGGGGTTTACGGAAACATTTGCTAGCGAACCGCCGGCTTCCGATGAACTCGGGAGTGTTTCGGTTCGAATGTATCAATTAGAAGGCAGCTTACCAACCGCTGACCCTAATTCTTCACAATGGGATTCAGTGCCTGGTTCTGAATTTAATCTGGCGCCACAGGTGCATTGGCCTCCCCGAATTCAGGAAGTAACCGTTAAATCAGTCAAGGCTAAAGGGGTTCATAATGGGCAAGAACTGGCTATTTTAGTGGAATACGATGATCCCACAGAAGATCCGGGGGACGCCGCTGCACTTGAATTTATGGTTGGAGACAAGCCAGCCCATTTTGCCCATGGTCAGGAAATGCTGCAGGTTGAAGGTGGACCGGTAAACATTTGGTTTTGGAAAAAGGAAAGTGGCCAAGCTGTTGATATGAGTGCGAAGGGGTTTAAGACCTTGGAAACTCAACCTCACCAGGATGTTCAGGCAACAGGGGTTTGGCAAAATGGGACATGGAAAGTGGTCTTTACCCGATTGTTAAAAACTGAGGACGAGCAGGATGTTCAAATAGAACCTGGCGAATGGAGAAATGTGGCCTTTGCTTTTTGGGATGGGGCCATTGTGGATGGTCTTGTAAAGGAAAAAGGTGGACAGAAAGCCGTTTCTACTTGGTGGTATATTCGGGCTGAACCGAGTGCAGATAATTCCATTTTTGGTTGGGTTATATTGGGCTTAGCCCTCGCAGCGGCCTTCGAACTGGTGATTGTAAGGAAACTGAGAAAGGGGCAATCAGTATGA
- a CDS encoding DUF2914 domain-containing protein, translating to MKHILRGIGLLIGLAGTPLLAQADFLVKTVVLSKEVDKRNPQGIFRPPAYCEKDKNGQAAIPMIQTSQTSQVIFWTKIEATTKGKIRHSWHHKTDGTWTKISEVNIPIQPSPGYRMWSMKSLRPDLHTGEWMIVVAPSNEPDRILCIARFMVK from the coding sequence GTGAAACACATATTGAGGGGAATCGGGCTTTTGATCGGCCTAGCAGGAACACCTCTGTTAGCCCAGGCTGACTTTCTTGTTAAGACCGTTGTTTTATCTAAAGAAGTGGACAAGAGGAACCCACAGGGAATATTCCGTCCTCCAGCCTATTGCGAAAAAGATAAAAATGGGCAAGCGGCAATTCCAATGATCCAAACATCACAAACTTCGCAAGTGATATTTTGGACAAAAATCGAAGCAACCACAAAAGGAAAAATTCGTCACAGCTGGCATCACAAAACCGATGGAACTTGGACCAAAATTTCAGAAGTGAACATCCCCATTCAACCTTCTCCAGGCTATCGCATGTGGAGCATGAAATCACTACGTCCGGATTTACACACCGGGGAATGGATGATCGTGGTTGCTCCTTCGAATGAACCGGATCGAATCCTCTGTATCGCACGATTTATGGTGAAGTAA
- a CDS encoding c-type cytochrome, protein MKLIAGGGRDITVIGLAVVGFTFTLFSGCAIFEDEKTSKGRKLYNHYCSHCHGETGQQGEGFNWERMSDPRPKNLASNAEMSTFSDEEIFHTIYRDMKDTTDPKVLDDEDYFAVPTMPTFKYTLSEEEIWSIVGYVRTLHGMSLSYDFEARKKELDEAFQAAQQEMETAKASFEAATEKAEAAQAAYEETLTDEQLENYEPEEVTIPEEEAFLAANEKYENAKASVDNFLKRPKKAQVSRPDLSLPEEERAVQANLGKQLYNDKYGCQGCHSLNDEGGLVGPALDRAGFRLNPTWVYRWILYPQAMKKHTRMPNLGISDQDAKAITYYLGTLQAPKPENPVPLSE, encoded by the coding sequence ATGAAACTGATAGCGGGAGGCGGTCGTGATATAACAGTCATCGGTTTGGCCGTTGTCGGATTTACCTTCACGCTATTCTCTGGATGCGCAATTTTTGAGGATGAAAAAACCTCTAAGGGCCGAAAGCTCTATAACCATTATTGTAGTCATTGTCATGGGGAAACCGGACAACAAGGGGAAGGCTTTAATTGGGAGCGCATGTCGGACCCCAGACCTAAAAATCTCGCATCCAATGCCGAAATGTCCACCTTTAGTGATGAAGAGATTTTCCACACTATTTATCGGGACATGAAAGATACGACCGATCCCAAAGTATTAGATGACGAGGACTACTTTGCCGTCCCTACCATGCCGACATTTAAGTACACCTTATCGGAGGAAGAAATCTGGTCTATTGTGGGTTATGTTCGGACCCTTCATGGTATGTCGTTGAGCTATGATTTTGAAGCCAGGAAAAAAGAATTAGATGAGGCATTCCAGGCGGCACAGCAAGAGATGGAAACGGCAAAAGCGTCTTTTGAGGCCGCAACCGAGAAAGCGGAGGCCGCTCAAGCTGCTTATGAAGAAACGCTGACAGATGAGCAGCTTGAGAATTACGAACCGGAAGAAGTCACGATTCCGGAAGAGGAAGCGTTCCTGGCAGCGAATGAGAAATATGAAAACGCTAAAGCCTCTGTTGATAACTTTTTAAAGCGTCCTAAAAAGGCTCAGGTCTCTCGACCGGATCTCTCCTTACCTGAAGAGGAACGTGCCGTCCAAGCTAATCTGGGAAAACAGTTATATAATGACAAATACGGATGTCAGGGATGTCATAGCCTCAATGATGAAGGTGGGCTGGTTGGTCCTGCATTAGATCGAGCAGGATTTCGCCTCAATCCTACATGGGTCTATCGGTGGATTCTGTATCCTCAAGCCATGAAAAAACATACCAGGATGCCAAATTTAGGGATTTCAGACCAAGATGCCAAGGCAATCACGTATTATTTAGGGACACTCCAGGCCCCAAAACCAGAAAATCCAGTTCCCCTCTCAGAATAA